The Thermococcus sp. 4557 genomic sequence CCTCAACCACTGCAAAGAGGTGGTGCCTGAGCTCGCCGTACTTCTCGGCCTCGCGGAGGATTAAGTCGTATTCCCAGGATGAGGCGCGTCTGTACCTGAGTTCCCTCTCCATGGTTTCAGCCTCGACACCGAGCTTAAAAGCTTAGCCCGTTGCGTTTGGGGGGCTGACGTTTTCGGGGTAGGCCACGATAACGGTAGCGTTCTCGGGGATTTCCCCTATGTGGACGTGAGCGTAGTAGTCCTCAACGACCCACTGTGCGGTAGAGGCGCTGACGATGGCGGATACGCCGAGGAGAAGCATCGCCACGAGCGAAAGCTTCCACGAAACCTCAATTCCACGGAAGAGGAGGAGCGTCCCGAGGAGGGACAGCGCCAGCCAGAGGGCAAAAATCGCCGGGAGCATGGGCGTCTCGTGAATGAACTCCGAGAGAACCGCGGCCGAGCCCAGCGCTCCAGCGCCGAAATACAAAAATCCAAGAAACCTTCCCCTGCGGACGTTGGAAGCGGAGAGGTAGTAGAGGGCCAGTATCCCGAAGGCAAAGTAGCCGAAGATAAGGAATGGCAGGGCCCAGGCCAGCTTTCCGTATAGGCTCGCAGGAATGACCACCGAGAACATGACCGCTGGAAAGCCGTAGAACACCAGGTTGATCCCCGCCTGAATGAGAAAGAGAGCGGGCAGCAGGTAGGACTTCCAGTTGGTCATGATAGACGTTTGCCCCCGCATGTATATTTACTTTTCCTTTCCCGAAGCCGCACCCATCACGACCGTGGGAAGGTTAGCCCTCGAGTTTATCTAGCAGCTCGGCGAACCCCGCCATGCCAGTTCTCTCGAACTCCCTCTCGAAGCGAAGGCCGAGCTCCGCTATCTCCTCGGGGGTTATCGTCGTCTCCGGCTCCGCCGCGTTTATCCCCGGGCAGCTCTCGTCGTAGTAGAGCCAGAACTTCTCACCCTTGTACTCAAAGGGCATCTCCCCCTCAACGCCGAGGGGCTTGCGGGAGACCATGAAAGGATAGATGCGGCAGATTATCGGGTTCGCGTCGTGAACACGGCACTTTCCGGTTTCCGGGTCGTGGAAGACGCAGCCCAGGTCCCACTCCCTCACCGCGAGGACGAAGCGTATCTTATCCCCCTCAACGGAGAACGTCACGAAGTCCTGGGGGTCGTGACCGGCCTTCGCTATTCTCTCCATATCATTCAGAGTTAGATAGATGTGCCTCCCCCTGCAGCAGTCGAGGCAGTAGAGACACCTGAAGGGCACCGGTTCCCTGAAGGGTCTGGGTTTGAATCTCATAGAACCACCTTCAAAAAACCGGTTAAAAATGCACCGGATGCTTCCGAAAACTATTCGACGAAATGTTTTTATGGGTTTGAAGTGTACACTACATTTGCAAAAAAAGTTTTGGAGGTAATACCCATGGATGAGATTAAAGAACCCGCCGGGGATGAGGAGAAGAAGCCAATGACCCCGGAGGAGTACAGGGAGGAAATGGCCGAGAAGCAGGTGGCCAGCCTGATGGCGCACTGGCAGTGGTATCTGGTTCTGGGAATCGTCCTGCTCGTTCTCGGTATCGTCGGTCTCGGCATACTGCCGTTCGTGACCCTTGCCAGCATCGCCGTCTTTGGAGTGTTCCTCATAATCGGCGGTGTCATCCTGATAGCAGTTGCACTGTTCACCAGCGGTGAGAGCGGGGGAACGCGGATATTCCAGCTCCTGCTGGCGGCACTCTACATAATAGCGGGAGCGGCAATGCTGGAGGAACCCCTTCTATCGGCCCAGATACTGACGTTCATACTGGGCGGCGCGTACTTCATCTTCGGTATCGTCAAGGTTCTCATGGGCTTCAAGACCGAAGGCGGGGGCATAGTGATCTTCTCGGGCGTCATCGACTTCTTCATAGGAGTCATGATACTCGCCAACTGGCCCGAGTGGAGCCCGTGGGTCATAGGAATCTTCGTGGCGATTGAGCTCATAGTCGCAGGTGCGAGCTTCATAGCGCTGTCCCTCGGGGCAAGGTCCATGAAGAACAAGCCCGAGACCCAGGCATGAGCCAAATGGAAGCGAGAGAAGCGAAAAAAACGAAACCTTCTCTCTTCCCCTCTTTTAACATCAGTCCTTTGGATACGCGGCCTTAAAGGCCCCCCAGTCGGACTTCGGGCCGTAGGTGACGGTGAAGTTAACCAGCTCGTAGTTCTGTGGAACCCCGTCCGGCTTGTAGAGTACCAGGTGGTAGGAGCCGTCGAGGTACCAGTAGGAGCCTGGAGGTATGCGGAAGGTGTATTTGGATATCGTGACCTCCCTAACGCATTCCGCCTTCCTGATGTACGCAGTTCCGCTCCACACGACCACGTCCATGCACCAGCCGGGGGTCTTGAGGTCAAGAACGACGTAGTCCCCGTAATCCTCGTCGCCCTTCAGAACCAGGTTGTTGTACAGGTCAACGGCGTTCTCCCATTCCATGCCGCCGAACGTTATGTTCTTCATGAGCAGCAGCTGCCCCTTGGGAGAGGCAACGCCGTACGGCACCGGGTTGTAGGATATTATCGGGTAGTACACTATGTAGAATATAACCAGCCCGAAGAGCGATGCCACGAGAAGAACCTTAAGACGAAAAGAGGTTTCGTAGGAGAGTTTCATAAAAAACCACCTCACGAGCTTTTAACAGACACTTTGAACGCCCCCCAATCCTTCTCTCCCCCGTAGGTCACGGTGAAGTTGACGAGCTCATGCCTCTGAACCGGGCCGTTCTTGTGGAAAACGAGGACGTATCCCGGCTCCAGGCTCCAGCGGGCTATCTCCTTCGCCTCGTGGGTCGGAACTCTGTTGAAGGCGTACTTGCTCAGCTGAAGCTCCCTCGCACAATCATACTTCCTCACCCAGCCGTTGGCCGAGCCTCCCCACGTCCACAGGTCAACGCACCACTGCGGCGTGGAGACCGCAATCGTGAGGGTCTCGTCCAGCTCATCACTTCCCCCGAGGACGAGGGCGTTGTTCTCGGCAGTGAACGGAACGGCGTTAGTGTAGTTGACCCCAGCGATGGAGAAGTTCTGGGCGAGCAGTATCTGGCCCCGGGGAGACTCCACTTTAAGCGGATCGACCTGGTGGGAGATGAGGGGGTAATATACTATCATGAATATAGCGATTCCAAAGATGAGAGCGAGGATGATAACCTTCACTCTGAAGGTAGTCTCATACGACATCCGGGGTTTACCACCCTTCACCATTTGGACGCACCTCGGCTCATACTTGTTCAGTGGTGCTTAAAAGTTTTACTGAAGAGAAAAGGTTTTCCTCAGAAACCGACGATAGAAATAAACTGAGGCCGAAGAGGTATAAACCACCGTTCAGGTGTTCAGGTGTCCATCGAAGTGTCCGCGGGTTTCGAAGTCAGCATAGCCCCTATCGAGCCGCTTTGCAACGTACGGCCCGTTCTTCCGGTAGCCGAACTTCCGGTAGTAGTTCCTGACGCCGACACCGCTTATGACGAGCATCTTCTTGACATCAAACTCCTCCCTCGCTATTCTCTCGGCCTCCGCAAGGAGCTCCCTTCCGTAACCGCGGTGCTGCCACTCGTACTTCGGCTTTCCGCCTATCGGCACGAGCGGCCCGTAAATGTGGAGCTCCCTAACTATCGCGGAGGGACAGCAATTTATCTCCTTCCTGTGGGCCTTCTCGCTCGGAATCCTGAGGCGGATGAAACCTATCAGGATGTCGTTCTTGACGTCCTCGAAGCTGAGGAAAATCTCCCTCCCGCCTGCCGCCTCGTAGTCCTCGCGGAGGAGTTTGATATGTTCGATCTCTGGCTGAACCCCAAACTTCTCCATCATGTGGCCAACTTCCCTGAACCTAATCTCCCTCGGCCTTATGCCGCGCTTGACCAGCTCGTTGAAGACGAGCTGACCGAGGTTGGAGTGCTTGACGCCGTCAACGATGAGCTGAACGGGTATATCGCGCTGGATTCTCATCACACGAACCCACTTCGGGAAGAGCTTGTATGCCTCGACGAGAAGCTCCACCGCCTCCTCCGTGCGGTAGGGGCGGTATTTACCCTCCTTCCACCAGCGGTAGAGGGGAGCATCGGCGGTAACCAGGGTGGGGTACACCTTCAGCATGTCCGGGCGGAAGCGGGGATCCTCGAAGATGGCGCGGAAGGTGTAGAGGTCGCGCTCAAAGTTGCTCCCCGGCAGGCCGGGCATTATGTGGTAGTTGATTTTAAGCCCCGCGTCGCGGAGGAGCTGTGTAGCTTTAACTATCTCCTCGACGCCGTGACCGCGCCTCGTCCTCTCATGGATGAAGTTGAATATGGTCTGCACTCCAAGCTCAACCCTCGTGGTTCCAAGCTTCAGCATCCTGTCTATGTGCCTCTCGAAGGCCCAGTCCGGGCGGGTTTCGATGGTAAGGCCTACCATCCTGACCTTAGCCCTCTCGTTCTTCCTCTGCTCGTCCTCGAGGTAGTAGTAGGGCTTTGAGTGGGTTTTCTCCCACGCCTCCTTGAACTTCGGATCCTCATCAAACACGGACTCATCCTTCTTCACTATCAGCCTGACGAGCTTCTCCTCAAGGTTCTCTATATCCTTAAAGTGTGGGAAGTCGTTCATCGCCTTGAAGGCGCACTTGACGAACCACTCTTGGTAGTCCAGATCAACGGCCGGGAAGGTTCCGCCCTGGATTATGACCTCCACCTTGTCCACGTCGTGCCCTATGTCTGTGAGCTGCTTTAACCTACGCATCATGATGATGTATGGATGATAGGCGCTCTGGACGGCCCTCAGGGCTGAGGGTTCTTTTCCGGTGTAGCTCTGGGGGGAGCCGACACTCGGCCCCCCTGGACAGTAGATGCAGCGCCCATGGGGACACGGGAAGGGTTTGGTCATCATGGCAACCACGGCGACGCCGCTTATCGTTCTCGTCGGCTTTCTCCTGAGCAGGTCCCTGAACTCCTCCCTCCTGTCCTCGGGGATGGCCTTGAGGATGTCCGAGTTACCGGGAATCTTCGAGAGATGATACTTCCTGGATACGGCTATCTTGTACCTGTTGAGCTCCTCACGGCTCTTTATCTCGCCTTTCATGACGGCCCTCGCGAGCTCCTCGACGGCCTTTCGGAAATCCTCACCCATCTCAACACCTCTCGGCTGGAGTTAAGGCTCGGTTTTAAAAGGGTTTGCCGGAAGGTTTATATTCACTTAGTGAATAATTCAGTTGGTGAATAGAATGCGCTTTGTAGACAGGGAGCGCGAGATGGAAGTTCTTGGGAGGGCCAGAAAACGCTCTCGGAGGAAGCTCTACACCCTCGCAATCTACGGCCTCAGGCGGGTAGGCAAAACAAGGCTTTTGAGGGAATTCTTGGGCGAGGACGACATTTACTTCTTCGTGAACCGGGGTAAGAGCTCCGTTTCGCTCCTCAGGGAGTACTCAGAGATTCTCAAGGAAAAGGGTGTCCTCTCAAAGAGGGAAACCATAACGAGCTGGAGTGACTTCTTCGAGGTGCTCTTCGAGAGATTTGAAGGGGTCGTAGCCTTTGACGAATTCCAGGACTTTAGGTTTGTTGATCCTGCCGTCTATCCAACACTCCAGAGGTGTATAGACGAGAACGAGGATAGGCCAATCCTGTTGATCTTCACAGGCTCAACCATTGGCATGGTGGAGAAACTCTTTAAGGACTCAAAAGAACCCCTCTACGGCAGGATTAAGCGAGAACTTCGCCTTGAACCGTTGAACATCAGGGGAAGTTATTTAATGGCCAAAGAGCTT encodes the following:
- a CDS encoding YkgJ family cysteine cluster protein, producing MRFKPRPFREPVPFRCLYCLDCCRGRHIYLTLNDMERIAKAGHDPQDFVTFSVEGDKIRFVLAVREWDLGCVFHDPETGKCRVHDANPIICRIYPFMVSRKPLGVEGEMPFEYKGEKFWLYYDESCPGINAAEPETTITPEEIAELGLRFEREFERTGMAGFAELLDKLEG
- a CDS encoding HdeD family acid-resistance protein, with protein sequence MDEIKEPAGDEEKKPMTPEEYREEMAEKQVASLMAHWQWYLVLGIVLLVLGIVGLGILPFVTLASIAVFGVFLIIGGVILIAVALFTSGESGGTRIFQLLLAALYIIAGAAMLEEPLLSAQILTFILGGAYFIFGIVKVLMGFKTEGGGIVIFSGVIDFFIGVMILANWPEWSPWVIGIFVAIELIVAGASFIALSLGARSMKNKPETQA
- a CDS encoding tRNA uridine(34) 5-carboxymethylaminomethyl modification radical SAM/GNAT enzyme Elp3, which gives rise to MGEDFRKAVEELARAVMKGEIKSREELNRYKIAVSRKYHLSKIPGNSDILKAIPEDRREEFRDLLRRKPTRTISGVAVVAMMTKPFPCPHGRCIYCPGGPSVGSPQSYTGKEPSALRAVQSAYHPYIIMMRRLKQLTDIGHDVDKVEVIIQGGTFPAVDLDYQEWFVKCAFKAMNDFPHFKDIENLEEKLVRLIVKKDESVFDEDPKFKEAWEKTHSKPYYYLEDEQRKNERAKVRMVGLTIETRPDWAFERHIDRMLKLGTTRVELGVQTIFNFIHERTRRGHGVEEIVKATQLLRDAGLKINYHIMPGLPGSNFERDLYTFRAIFEDPRFRPDMLKVYPTLVTADAPLYRWWKEGKYRPYRTEEAVELLVEAYKLFPKWVRVMRIQRDIPVQLIVDGVKHSNLGQLVFNELVKRGIRPREIRFREVGHMMEKFGVQPEIEHIKLLREDYEAAGGREIFLSFEDVKNDILIGFIRLRIPSEKAHRKEINCCPSAIVRELHIYGPLVPIGGKPKYEWQHRGYGRELLAEAERIAREEFDVKKMLVISGVGVRNYYRKFGYRKNGPYVAKRLDRGYADFETRGHFDGHLNT